tgagaattctcattacctatttgctggatagtgcatgtatattgtagggagaagttatttGTTCATCatttgtgggagttaaagggttaaaatgtgaACGAACACCCGACCAGAGCCTCGATTGTTGatgttaataaaaattattcccTCTTTTAGAAAATTAATTGACATTACCATGTAAATTATACTCGTTACTCGCTAAGCTTCAGATAGTGACTTAACGAAACAAGTCGGGGTAACTTCCTACAATTTAtgctttctctttaattttgataaaaatatctACTCCGCATTATAAACAATAAATTTcccattttccattttgcaattttattttcccatcTGATTTTCCCATTCCCCATTGCTCATTCCCGCTTTTAGTAACATCCGTTTTAAGGCTCCGTGTCAGCCCATTATGTCAACGTGCATGCTGCTGCATTCGTTTGTATGCCATCCTGTGCCTCATTTTGAATGTTTGAGCAAAGGGCTTTTGCTGTAATCCGAGCGTAACGATGTAAACACAGTCCTTCAAGATCACAAAGAAGAGACAGTAGTTCAAGTGCAAGCGCTTTCACGTTATCATCCATCCTGAACCACCTAAAAGTTCATCCCGTCGTCAAACAGATCAGACCTGCCCCTCTGTAGAGGTAGTACACTACAGTCAAGTGCAGCAAGTTTCTTAAGAAGTCCCGTTCAGGGCTTTCAGTTCATACTTTCATACTCGCCTTTGGAAGCCCAATACTTGTAGACTTTTTCCCAGTCTTTTTGTTACTTTctgtgttatttcttttttttaagcattctcCCTCAAACTCTAAATCAAATCGTTGCGACTTTCTCTTCACCTTTCCGCCGCTTTGCTTTGTTGTGCTTTCGCCGACctcaatcaatttaatttaaatattttgcacTGTTTGAGATTTATTCACGTGTTCTCGGCAAATGAGCATGCGTTAGGTTTCGCTTTAGGCGACGCCTGCAGGCAGTTGTACACACCGTCGACTTGACTTGACTTGAATACCCAATTATATCGGGTTTGCCGGAATACAATGATCAGAATTCGTGGAAAAAGAGTTTTGACGGTTTTAGCTTTTGTGATGGCAATTTGTGTATCTTTCCAGCTAGGTCTTATATGGAGTACTCGTTCCTCCTTTTCTGACATTGTTCGTGAACAACTAGATGTCGAAAGCCATATGCAGCGGTTGCAATTACGAGAACTGAAAATGAATCACACGACAACTTCTACTTCGCAAGTTAATTACAAATCATTTCTTATAACTAGGAGATCTTGTATGCAACATTACGATCTTCTTATCATTATCTCATCCGCTCCAGGTAACTTCGAAAGAAGGAATAACATTCGTAAGACATGGGCATTTGAAAGATCCGCAAAACCAAGATGGACGTCCGTTTTTCTTGTCGCTCAAACACGGAATGAAACAGTTTCGAACGTGTTGCTTGACGAAGATGAAGCTCTTAAGGACCTCGTTCGAGCTAGCTATTATGACCACTACTGGAATCAAACCCGAAAGATACAAATGGGCTTCGAGTGGGCAGTAACGTATTGCAatttctcgtttcttttgaaattggATGACGACGTTTTCGTGCACGTTCCAAGAGTTCTCTCCTTCTTAAGCGCACCCACCACGCCGAAGAAGATGCTTTATGCTGGCTGTCATTATGCAAACATGGGCCCTCATAGGAAAGGCAAATGGATGGTAACTTACGAGGAGTATAACGAGACAAGATATCCAGACTTTTGCCCCGGTTTTGGATACATTTTATCTCACGATGTTGTGCGCGCATTTGTTGACACTTTCTCTTCTTTGCCGTTCTTCAGACTGGACGATGTTTACGTTGGCATGCTGGCGAGTAAGAACGGAATAAGTATCACAAACAATGTGGGCTTTGAAGTATGGCATCCACCCCAATATGTATGTGTTCCAACAAAGGATACTTTAGTCAGGCATGATGTAGGGGAAGAGTGCCAGATGAAAATGTTTAACTTAACCATTTTCCCTCAGTAGTTCAATGGCGTGGTTAGTACATACGAATATTTAGACAAATTCTTCAGCGAATGATGTTTCCCTGTTCGATATCCGTTGTTGATTTGAATGCAGCTAATTAAAGCTATCTTTGTCTTGAATGGGCGTTGCTCGAAGAATCAGAATCAGGGCATTGGATGCTACAACATTCACCGACAATCAGGCTGAGTGTCAGAGGGAGTTGTATATCTGTCACTATTAGCAGTAGATATCGAGATACGACTATCgcagtttattattttatagGGAATGTTATTGAATCTTATTGCTCTCTCATCTTATAAAAATTGATTGCAActttaaatacatttatttttccttgaaaatgcaCAAAAAGTGACTGTGGAGAAGTTTGTTGGAAACTATCAAAATGTGATGTAAGATTTAGCTCTTACCGACCTAAGAGCAATGAAGACTTTATATTCTTTGATCCAGAAACATACAGGGTGAGGAAGCAAGAGACACGGAAAAATTTATATCAGAAATGAAGTTGATAAAATGAACTCTTCCAGCgggtttttaagcaatcttaAAACATTGACTCATACATGTAACCAAAGATTACTCAACGGAACTATTCCGTTTCAGTGTAGAATAGAAACTGTCACACTGCTACAGAGGTCAGATAATTTCTAGgatttcaattttacttttacCTATTAAAAGAGAGTTCTCATTATTATGCTCAGAAATGCTGACTAAAAACCTGGTTTTGATGTAAAAAAGATGTTGGTTAGAGTatttatgttttaaatattgTCAGTTTAGAATTCATAAACTCATATCAATTCAATTCAAGTCAATTCAGTTGTACTGTTATATTTACAGCTTGACATCTACTGCTCGCAGATAGCAACAGTTAGTCGAGGCAAGCAGTAGTTTCACACATATTAAGAAAAACTTTACGGTAACAAATCACAGAAAAGAGATAAATATTCACTTGATAGTTATGCTAAATAAGGCTGATTAAAAACCTGAATATACTATAAAAATATGTTGGTTAGAGTGTTGTTACTTATTGTCAGCTTAGAATTCATAAACCCATATCCTGCATGAGTTTCCATCGatcaattcattttataaacCTGCTTATGCCATTAAAACGTTGAATGGACTCATGCCTGCACTCCAAAACAGAGAACGCCTCAGTGTCTTCACTTTAAGGAAGAAATGCCTCACTCGTACATGTACATTATGTAAAATTAGCTTCAGAGCCAACGGCCATTAGGCAGCATGACATTGATGTTTTACATCAGTCTAAAACAAAGATTCgatgtttttattcaaaaagcAGAGCAGAAGATGTTGCCTTCTTCATAGACAAGTTTAAGACCTCCATAATGCCATGTAGGGGATGAGATATGAACATTGAAGGCACTATTGCCCAATGCAAATCTCTTCTTTTACAAGGAAAGCAAGTCACTGCTGAGAAGGTGGATAGTCTTGTTGCGGCAGCGAGCACGTTTGCAGAAAAAATATTCTCGGATTGTGCCTTCATCGAGCTTCCAAAGCAGTACAAGCGGAAATTaaacgaaaggaaaacaaacagtGAGTAAATATGGAACAGACTGAAACCTTCATTCCATCTAAACAGTCGATCCGTAAAATCATCTTTCAGTAAATTCACAGCACACAAAATCCATTAGATCTGCAATCGTGAAAGAAGAGTGTCTTTAACTTGCTCTTCTTGAAGTACGGACAGGCCATGTCGATCTAAACAGCATAAACAGAGGTTATGCCGGCAGAAAACACTCAGTACTCTTGCCACAGAACCGATTTGAAGAGCGTAAACAGCAGGATAAAAAGACATTCCGGCAGCGAGGTGGTTCTACGTCACCGAATCTATTCCGTGTAAATAACCTACGTGTTAAGAAAGACCTCCAACTTTGGCTAAAAACGCCGAATGCAAATGTTTCGGTCCTGGAAAATAGACAACCGTCGTTTTTCTCTCCGTAAGTGTCATTCCATGCTTTTGGGAATGGCTCTTAGATTTAGACCTCCGCTAAAGCATCCGCCTGCGGCCCAGTTTGGTATACAAATCAGAGACAGTCGAATCTAAGTGATCACACGATTAAATTCCTTCCCGTCGATAACAAGCTTAGGCCGGCGCTTCTGTCAACAGATTGGGTGTAAATCGAGATACAGCCATCTGCACGATGAACTTTATTATTTCTGGGTCATTTTGAGGCACTGGTATGTTTGTCGTGACAGTAGAATAAAGCACCGACGACAGCTTATGTAAAAGTTCTGTCAGTTTATCGTCTTTTCCAAAAATAGCAAGATTCCTACTTGGTTGCGATCATTAAATGACTCCGACTCAAATTTACGTTATTCGTGTAAATAAGACACCTACGGTAGGACGACCCATTGCTGCCTCTCACTCGTACATTACTTGGCCTATAAGTATTTTTGTTGATGAACTTCTTACGATAAAAATACACATGCCTTCTGTGCTTGGGGATTCTAGTGAGTTAATCCAATTCGTTGAAAACACGGGTAACAAGTTTAACGATAGCGATAGCAAGCTTAGGCCGGCGCTTCTGTCAACAGATTGGGTGTAAATCGAGATACAGCCATCTGCACGATGAACTTTATTATTTCTGGGTCATTTTGAGGCACTGGTATGTTTGTCGTGACAGTAGAATAAAGCACCGACGACAGCTTATGTCAAAGTTCTGTCAGTTTATCGTCTTTTTCAAAAATAGCAAGATTCCTACGTGGTTGCGATCATTAAATGACTCCAGCTCAAATTTACGTTATTCGTGTAAATAAGACACCTACGGTAGGACGACCCATTGCTGTCTCTCACTCCTACATTACTTGGCCTATAA
This region of Pocillopora verrucosa isolate sample1 chromosome 3, ASM3666991v2, whole genome shotgun sequence genomic DNA includes:
- the LOC131796589 gene encoding beta-1,3-galactosyltransferase 1-like — translated: MIRIRGKRVLTVLAFVMAICVSFQLGLIWSTRSSFSDIVREQLDVESHMQRLQLRELKMNHTTTSTSQVNYKSFLITRRSCMQHYDLLIIISSAPGNFERRNNIRKTWAFERSAKPRWTSVFLVAQTRNETVSNVLLDEDEALKDLVRASYYDHYWNQTRKIQMGFEWAVTYCNFSFLLKLDDDVFVHVPRVLSFLSAPTTPKKMLYAGCHYANMGPHRKGKWMVTYEEYNETRYPDFCPGFGYILSHDVVRAFVDTFSSLPFFRLDDVYVGMLASKNGISITNNVGFEVWHPPQYVCVPTKDTLVRHDVGEECQMKMFNLTIFPQ